A stretch of DNA from Cryptococcus neoformans var. neoformans JEC21 chromosome 13 sequence:
GTAGATCGGCTTCGACGGGTCGGAGCCGTCGTGCTTGGCCAGTTCAGACGGCGTGATCGGGTCCTCCTGCTATGCATCAGTTTCCGCCGCGTGTCCCGGTCCATGCCGCATCTACCTTGGGAGGAGCGAGGTTTGCCGCAGGAGCGGACATGATCGAAGCACCCTGCGTATTTCCATCAGCCCCGGTGTCCGTGCACCCGCGCAGGCGACCTACAGCCTGCGCCATTTTGCCTGTGCTTCCCTCTGCGTGGACACTGTGAGCGACTTCCTTGACTTGTTCCTTGACCTGCGCTGCGGtcttgttgctgttgttgtgcGTGGAGACGAAGAGAGCTGCGACAGAGACGCCGAGTGCGGTTGCGATGAGGGCGGGCGCGGATGTGAGTGTGTCGTACCACGAGTTGGACATCGGGGGGACGAGTGCTCAGTGGGAGTGAGACGTAGATATTACGCCGAGACGTAGGTGGCCGAGTCGCGAATTCACCGGGTTTGGCCGCGGGAAATGACGACTTTTACTCGTTCCCACTCTCCATCTCGCCGTCCTTTCACAACTGGGGAAATATCAAAAGAGCGCGTCCATACTATGCATGTCCCGCTTCCCATACATCCTACTGACAAACTGCTCACATGCCAACTATACTTGTTAACCATCTCACGATTCACCAACTATACTTGTTAATCATCTCACGATTCACACTGATTACATACTGACGACTGACGATTGGCCCGACTAGACTTGCCCCCGACTTGCCCAGATGACAAGCTTTATCAGAAATCTGTACGATTTCTTCCTAGACCATGACGAGTGAGTTACGAATAAACCCCTGTATCATGCTCAGCCCCATCCCCATTCTTCGGCAGAGCGCTAAACCACCTTCCCGCAATCCTCGATCAACAAGCCGCCGAGGTGAGTCAAGAGTGGCTTTTTTTCGTGTATGTTTTCAAGTAGTCATACAACCGGTTCACGGACGGTAGCAATCCCTAGGCGGTGTCCGTTTTTCCAACGAATGGCTCCAGCAACGTACCAAGATCGACCTGTTCCTCAAAGAACATACCGATGAATCCCTCACCATGGCCCTCAAAATATTTGGTACGTCGCACTCACTTTGCCGTCGGTTCGTCGTCCATTTAACCCCCCAGGGTAATACTAAAAACCTTTTTGTGTTTTgtgtcttcttttttttttacttttcTTGGTAATAGCAAAAGTGATAGATACCCTCGACCTGTATGCACCCGCTCTAAAAGGTCTGACAGACGTACACGCCTACGCATGTGAAACCCTGGAGAGTATCATCTTCGATCAGCGAAAAGCGGATCAGAGGGGTCAAGCCGCTGCTTTCTTGTACGGTACGTTTTTGTGTCGTGTTCCGgtgggatggggatggggacATGTCGCTAATGACTGCTCGGTATAGGCCAAGCCATGGCAATGTCCACACTCACCGCTGAAGCTGTCACACTCGCCATCGAGAACCTGTACGTTTTCATTCCCCCTTTTTCCTGACATACCTGCTGTATGAAACGCATTAAAACGATAAAAAGTCTCCCAAGGGGCGGCCACACCGCGTCCAACCTCGCACTCTGCATCATCCTCGGCGTCGAACGCTCTAGCCCGCTCTTGTTCGAGAGCCATTTACCAGAGTTACTGCGACAAGTCC
This window harbors:
- a CDS encoding sterol metabolism-related protein, putative, with protein sequence MSNSWYDTLTSAPALIATALGVSVAALFVSTHNNSNKTAAQVKEQVKEVAHSVHAEGSTGKMAQAGASIMSAPAANLAPPKEDPITPSELAKHDGSDPSKPIYVAIKGKVFDVSPRSEMYGPGKGYNVFAGKDGSKGLGMSSLDPTDAVADYSSLNESQMNTLNQWEAFFEKRYSVVGRVVQ